The region TACGCTGATTACGCTCTAAATTTTCCAGTGAATCGTCTTGAAAGCCGCCATCAGAATAACCGATAAAAAACAGAGTTTGCGGGTTAATCTTGTACGAGTAAATCAATTGTGTCGAAAAGAATCGCTCGGTAGCTTCTGGCCTGTCGTCAAGGTCGTCGTATTGATATCGTTCGACATTGCGGTCGATATCTGTGTATTGCACGACAAGTTTGATGATACTGCGCAAATCAAATTGGTAATTTACCCGAAAGTCCATTTGATTCGCGGTAAACAATCGACCTTCATCAACATCTAACTCAAAAAAGTTATAAGCGATATCAAGCTTTAAATGTTGGTTAACATCCCACAAGATACGTGGCTCTACTACAATGGCTTCACCTAACTGAGTGTTGGCAAAATCCACTTGATCGCCAATGCGAATAAAACTCGCCAATTCTAAGCCTGCAATGGGTGTTAGCTCGGCATACATGACAAATTGCGTTTCATCAAAATACTGGTCGTCAAATAGTCGTTCGCGAGTTACAACGCCAAAGTCAGTATAAAACTGCGATTGCCCTTGCAAGTTACCGTGAATTTCATATTCTCGCTCAAGTAAATTGCCCGCTTGATCGTACGTGGCATCCCAGTCACCAAACACGCCCCAACGATGGAGCCAATTGTCTTTCTCACCATACCAAGTGTAACGACCGCCAAGCACAGCGCGCTCAAAATCCACTTTCGAGATAAAGCCTAAATCGGAGCGGAAATCTTCCCCGACATTGCGATACGAAGCGCGCAGGTTATAGTCACGCGTATTGCGGCCATAGCGTATGCTGTATGCGTGATCTTTTTGCTCTTTATCCAGTTCAAAGTCATTTTGCACACTGTCAGGGTTTTGCGTGTCAGCGTAGGCCAAATTGACCCGTAAACTGTCGGTGTCAGAAAACCAATAGTTACCGTCAATGGATGCCAAGGTATTGCGGTACTCATCACCGCTGCGGTTTGTCATTAACACACCGACATTGTGACGATTGCCGATATCAACTTTGTAGCGCGCTAATGCAACATCAGATTCTTGCGTCAACTCGGCAATATCAGAGCCAAGTGCACCGGGGATTAAAAAATTCGTGTGTTTATCATTGGCAACCAGTACGCCGTAGCTGTGGTTATCGGTTTTTCCCGTGAGTTTGACACCATAGTCAGGCTCAACGATATTGCGCGTATGAACAAAATTGAACTCGGCCACATCAAAGTAGGAGGCACCATCGAGGAAAAATGGCCGCTTTTCTGGAAAAAACAGAGAAAAGGTATTGTTGACATCAAGCTGACTCGAATCAGCTTCCACTTGTGAAAAGTCCGGGTTAATGGTGGCGTTAAGCACCATGTCTTGAGTGATCCCCCAACGAACATCTAAACCTGGCTCAAGGTCAATGTCCCCCTCTTGCCAGTCACCGGGAACATCTGGTTTTTCGTCAAACCTTGACACAGTTAGCGTTGGCGTTAATTGAAAATTGTTACCGGCTTTGACCGATTCAAACCCCGTAAATTGATCAAACTGACAGAGATTACACTTCAAGTTGCGATCGTATTTAAAGCTCTCAAGGTGATAGCGCACATCGCGAGGATAAATACGGCGACCGGCAATATTCCATGTTAAGCGACCATCTCGCTCAGGAAAACGCAGTGCATTAAAGGGAATGACCATTTCCACCACATAACCAAACTCAGTGACTTGTCCGGCACTATCCCAGATGGCGTCCCATGAATCATCGTCATCCCAGCCGTTGCTATCATCCATTCGAAGATCAGCTTGAATGCCCAGCGGGTTAACGTAAAACTCGTAGCCAGAGCGTTCATCATCAAAGGTATCAATCACAATACCGACGTGATCATCACGCCAAAGGCTGTCGCGATCGCGTAATACCGCGCGAATGTTTTTGGGGTCTGGATCATAAGCCTTGAACGCAACATGTAAAGCTTGGCCATTCTCAAACAGCAGCATTTGCGTTTTTACTGGCGCTGCGTCACCTTCAGCAGGCCGATTTTCATAAGCTAAATCTATCTTTAAAGCACTTTGCCAAATGGCTTCATCAAGGG is a window of Thalassotalea euphylliae DNA encoding:
- a CDS encoding carbohydrate binding family 9 domain-containing protein, whose amino-acid sequence is MPVKKLLATSAMLLLTHSVFAVHAQPRENYQLPNFSASINLDGTLDEAIWQSALKIDLAYENRPAEGDAAPVKTQMLLFENGQALHVAFKAYDPDPKNIRAVLRDRDSLWRDDHVGIVIDTFDDERSGYEFYVNPLGIQADLRMDDSNGWDDDDSWDAIWDSAGQVTEFGYVVEMVIPFNALRFPERDGRLTWNIAGRRIYPRDVRYHLESFKYDRNLKCNLCQFDQFTGFESVKAGNNFQLTPTLTVSRFDEKPDVPGDWQEGDIDLEPGLDVRWGITQDMVLNATINPDFSQVEADSSQLDVNNTFSLFFPEKRPFFLDGASYFDVAEFNFVHTRNIVEPDYGVKLTGKTDNHSYGVLVANDKHTNFLIPGALGSDIAELTQESDVALARYKVDIGNRHNVGVLMTNRSGDEYRNTLASIDGNYWFSDTDSLRVNLAYADTQNPDSVQNDFELDKEQKDHAYSIRYGRNTRDYNLRASYRNVGEDFRSDLGFISKVDFERAVLGGRYTWYGEKDNWLHRWGVFGDWDATYDQAGNLLEREYEIHGNLQGQSQFYTDFGVVTRERLFDDQYFDETQFVMYAELTPIAGLELASFIRIGDQVDFANTQLGEAIVVEPRILWDVNQHLKLDIAYNFFELDVDEGRLFTANQMDFRVNYQFDLRSIIKLVVQYTDIDRNVERYQYDDLDDRPEATERFFSTQLIYSYKINPQTLFFIGYSDGGFQDDSLENLERNQRSVFTKFSYAWQL